In Onthophagus taurus isolate NC chromosome 6, IU_Otau_3.0, whole genome shotgun sequence, a genomic segment contains:
- the LOC111424840 gene encoding protein snail homolog Sna-like, whose amino-acid sequence MPVTIMNKNYRNCPLKKRPYHLIEEEDNASMSSSSDEPENLSTKPEDLSISRYSKSPESTSSRTSSPHSSPPTSPAPISPSMPSPPHYVYPPLKTEPIYPTPISPEYAPQTWHRSISAAPMYPPSYPFIPYQYHHHHHHEYMSMSPTGSYNSDSSLSPPHHQQPIAPLPLRPNVYSIDQASLSPNSSTTSPPPVVAEDLSEKRRQGVRHQCQDCGKSYSTFSGLSKHRQYHCAAGEGPRKSFSCKYCEKVYFSLGALKMHIRTHTLPCKCTICGKAFSRPWLLQGHIRTHTGEKPFSCTYCNRAFADRSNLRAHLQTHSDVKKYSCQTCSKTFSRMSLLTKHNESGCSGTIMQIKPETMY is encoded by the exons ATGCCTGTGACCATCATGAACAAGAATTATAGAAATTGCCCGTTGAAAAAACGGCCATATCATCTTATCGAAGAAGAGGATAATGCTTCAATGTCTTCTTCATCAG atGAGCCAGAAAATTTAAGTACCAAACCCGAAGATCTCAGCATTTCAAGGTACTCAAAATCACCAGAATCGACATCGTCAAGGACATCAAGTCCCCATTCAAGCCCACCGACATCGCCAGCTCCAATTTCACCATCGATGCCATCTCCGCCTCATTACGTTTATCCACCATTAAAGACGGAACCGATTTATCCAACACCAATAAGTCCAGAGTATGCTCCACAAACGTGGCATAGAAGTATAAGTGCGGCCCCAATGTACCCACCAAGTTATCCATTCATCCCATATCAATATCATCACCATCATCATCACGAATACATGTCCATGTCTCCAACTGGTTCCTATAACAGTGATTCGTCGTTATCGCCACCACATCATCAACAACCAATCGCTCCTTTACCATTAAGACCAAACGTGTACTCGATCGATCAAGCTTCCTTAAGTCCAAATTCATCAACGACTTCACCGCCACCAGTTGTCGCTGAAGATTTATCTGAAAAACGAAGACAAGGGGTTCGACACCAGTGTCAagattgtggaaaaagttattCAACATTTTCTGGATTATCCAAACACCGACAATATCATTGTGCTGCCGGCGAAGGACCGAGAAAGTCCTTCAGTTGTAAGTACtgcgaaaaagtttatttctctttggGTGCTTTGAAAATGCACATTAGAACGCACACGTTACCATGTAAATGTACGATTTGTGGAAAAGCTTTCTCAAGACCGTGGTTATTACAAGGACATATTAGAACCCACACGGGAGAAAAACCATTTTCTTGCACTTACTGTAATAGGGCTTTTGCCGATAGGTCTAATTTAAGAGCTCATTTACAAACCCATTCTGATGTGAAAAAATACTCGTGTCAAACATGTAGTAAAACGTTTTCGAGAATGTCCCTTTTAACGAAACACAACGAAAGCGGTTGCAGTGGGACGATAATGCAGATAAAACCGGAAACTATgtattaa